One Candidatus Palauibacter polyketidifaciens DNA segment encodes these proteins:
- a CDS encoding 5'-3' exonuclease H3TH domain-containing protein, whose amino-acid sequence MHTTLRRTTLRRRERDGAENRGGASAEGRVRVQVHLIDGTYELFRHFYGAPSAKNAGGHEVGATRGVVNSMLGLLEGGATHVAIATDRVIESFRNDLWPGYKDGSGIDPALYSQFPLVDEALASAGFTVWPMVGHEADDAMASGAAMAAADPRVERVFLCTPDKDLAQCVEGDRIVQFDRRQRLLRDEAGVIEKFGVPPAAIPDWLALVGDSADGFPGIRGFGAKTAAAVLSRYGRIEDIPSDGRDWDVSVRGPERLAQTLRTALDDALLFRRLATLVRDAPVSATVDDLEWTGPRDDFDLVATILDAPDLPARAGRLAGARREPAG is encoded by the coding sequence CGGAGGGCAGAGTTCGCGTGCAGGTCCACCTCATCGACGGCACCTACGAGTTGTTCCGGCACTTCTACGGCGCACCGTCGGCGAAGAACGCCGGAGGCCACGAGGTGGGGGCGACGCGCGGGGTCGTGAATTCGATGCTCGGCCTCCTCGAGGGCGGCGCCACGCACGTCGCGATCGCCACCGACCGCGTCATCGAATCCTTCCGCAACGATCTGTGGCCCGGCTACAAGGACGGCTCGGGCATCGATCCGGCGCTCTACTCGCAGTTCCCGCTCGTCGATGAGGCGCTCGCCTCGGCGGGCTTCACCGTGTGGCCGATGGTGGGGCATGAGGCGGACGACGCGATGGCGTCCGGCGCCGCGATGGCCGCCGCGGACCCGCGCGTGGAGCGCGTCTTCCTCTGCACCCCGGACAAGGACCTCGCCCAGTGCGTGGAAGGCGACCGCATCGTGCAGTTCGACCGCCGACAGCGGCTCCTGCGCGACGAGGCCGGCGTCATCGAGAAGTTCGGGGTCCCTCCCGCCGCGATCCCCGACTGGCTCGCCCTGGTGGGAGACTCCGCGGACGGATTCCCCGGCATCCGAGGCTTCGGCGCCAAGACCGCCGCCGCCGTGCTCTCGCGTTACGGCCGCATAGAGGACATCCCCTCGGATGGAAGAGACTGGGATGTCTCCGTGCGCGGCCCCGAACGCCTCGCCCAGACGCTGCGCACCGCGCTCGATGACGCGCTCCTCTTCCGCCGCCTCGCCACGCTTGTCCGCGACGCCCCGGTCTCAGCGACCGTGGACGACCTCGAATGGACCGGCCCCCGCGACGATTTCGACCTCGTCGCGACGATCCTCGACGCCCCGGACCTTCCTGCTCGTGCAGGGCGCCTCGCTGGGGCGCGCCGGGAGCCAGCGGGTTAG